The sequence GAAGGTGCGGCTCATCGCCTCGACCCGCCGCTTGAACGACGCCTCGCCCGCCACCGCCTCGATCAGCCCGCCGACCTGCGCCGCCGTCACCTGCTTGATGTTGCCGCGCAGCCCCAGCCCGTGCGCCACGACGCGGGCGGCATTGAAGGGCTGGTCCCAGCGGCAGGGGAAGACGATCATCGGCACGCCCAGCAGGATGCACTCCTTGACCGCCCCCAGGCCGCCATGCGTGATCATCACCGCCGCCCGCTCCAGCAGCTTCAACTGCGGTGCCCAGTTCACCACCAGCACGTTGTCGGGCAGCGGCGCGAACGCTTCCGCCTTCAGGTAAGGCCCGACCGCCAGCACCAACTGCCACTGCGGCCTCTCGCCGACCGCCTCGATCACCGCGCGGAAAAACTCAGGACTCTGCTCATATAGGTGCGATTCACTGCCGAGCGAGCAGTAGATGAGCGGTTTCGACGCGTCGAGCATGTCCCAAGGGAAGGGCTGCAACTCCTGGCGCTGCAAATCAACCGACGGCTCGATGTAGTGGCGGTTGGCTTTCTTCGGCGTGCTGGGGAAGTCGAAGGCTTGCGGGCATAACACCAGCACAGGCAACTCGCATCCCACGGTTCCCGGCGCCGGCTCTCCCAGCATCCACCCTTCAAGCAGGGTGACGCATAACACAGCGCTCGCAACGCCGAACTCCTGGGCCGCGACATAGGCCAGGCCGCCGATCAGGAAGTCTACGATCAACAGATCAGGTTGGTTATCCCGGAAGATCTCTCCGATCTCGCCCTTAACCCCCTTGAAGGGCATTGACGTCACCTGGGCATCCGCCTGCTGTTCTTCAAGCATGATTAACTCGAAGCGGCCAATTTTCATCTCGGCGGAACGCATGCCCGAAGCCCCTCTGGGGTAACGGCTCGCCAGGATGGGGATGAAGTCAAACCCCTGCGAGCGCACGTACTCCTCGAAGTCGGCCAGCCCGAGATAGCAGACCCTGTGGCCGGCTTGCTGCAACGCCCTCGCCAGCTTCAGCGTCGGGTTGAGATGGCCGAATTCAGGAAATGGACAGAACATCACCGTCGCCATTGGTTTGCCCTTTATCTATGCCAGCATCATCGCGTCTGCCCGGCAGGCTTCCGGAGGTGAGTCTCTTGCAAAAACCCCTCGACGGTGCGGACGCCGATGCCGGAGTCTTCGACCTCGCGGAAGGTCCGACTCATCGCCGCCACCCGCGCCTTGTACTGGCCGCTGCCGCTCAGCTCCTCAAGCAGCCGCCGCACCTGCCCGACCGACCCGTCGCTGATGTCGCCGCGCAGCCCCAGCCCGTGGTGTACCACCCGCGCCGCGTTGTGCGGCTGGTCCCAGCGGCACGGGAAGACGATCATCGGCACGGCGAA comes from Blastocatellia bacterium and encodes:
- a CDS encoding glycosyltransferase → MFCPFPEFGHLNPTLKLARALQQAGHRVCYLGLADFEEYVRSQGFDFIPILASRYPRGASGMRSAEMKIGRFELIMLEEQQADAQVTSMPFKGVKGEIGEIFRDNQPDLLIVDFLIGGLAYVAAQEFGVASAVLCVTLLEGWMLGEPAPGTVGCELPVLVLCPQAFDFPSTPKKANRHYIEPSVDLQRQELQPFPWDMLDASKPLIYCSLGSESHLYEQSPEFFRAVIEAVGERPQWQLVLAVGPYLKAEAFAPLPDNVLVVNWAPQLKLLERAAVMITHGGLGAVKECILLGVPMIVFPCRWDQPFNAARVVAHGLGLRGNIKQVTAAQVGGLIEAVAGEASFKRRVEAMSRTF